Proteins encoded together in one candidate division TA06 bacterium window:
- a CDS encoding rubrerythrin → MSLDFNADEIFEMAEQIERNGAKFYRKAAEGRENTHAHQLLLDLASMEVEHERVFASMREELSKQESGTTVFDPHDEAALYLRAMADGQVFDVKSDPSRDLTGEESMEHILRKAIGMEKDSIVFYLGMKDMVPEKLGKPRIDGVIKEEMKHVTDLSKYLSSLKEQK, encoded by the coding sequence ATGAGTTTGGACTTTAACGCTGACGAGATTTTCGAGATGGCTGAGCAGATTGAAAGGAATGGTGCCAAATTCTACAGGAAAGCAGCGGAAGGACGAGAGAATACACATGCTCACCAATTGCTCCTCGACCTCGCTAGCATGGAAGTTGAGCACGAAAGGGTCTTCGCCTCTATGAGAGAGGAACTGTCGAAGCAGGAAAGCGGTACGACTGTCTTTGATCCGCACGACGAAGCAGCCCTGTATCTACGGGCAATGGCTGATGGACAGGTCTTTGATGTTAAATCGGATCCGTCCAGGGATCTGACAGGGGAAGAATCGATGGAGCACATTCTGCGCAAGGCCATCGGGATGGAGAAGGATTCAATCGTCTTCTATTTGGGAATGAAAGATATGGTTCCAGAGAAACTTGGTAAGCCCAGGATTGACGGTGTCATCAAGGAAGAGATGAAGCACGTCACCGACCTGAGCAAGTACTTGTCTTCTCTGAAAGAACAGAAGTGA